One genomic segment of Coregonus clupeaformis isolate EN_2021a unplaced genomic scaffold, ASM2061545v1 scaf0054, whole genome shotgun sequence includes these proteins:
- the LOC123483265 gene encoding sperm-associated antigen 5-like yields the protein MKRICSEVNEAREFLYMHKTENKELRREVAELHRSLHQSQVESQALRDELRNTGNQSAHSMHSMDDKIRLLKEVERLKRSLLEAEEGRVKLLERAKRHQLIHDTNQKKVEKELRVLDDMIETVRKTLSSVPDVVKNCKELKTLVEYLG from the exons ATGaagaggatctgcagtgaagtGAACGAGGCCAGGGAGTTTCTTTACATGCACAAAACTGAGAACAAA GAGCTGCGGAGGGAGGTGGCGGAACTGCACCGCTCTCTGCACCAATCACAGGTGGAGTCCCAGGCTCTGAGGGACGAGCTAAGAAACACCGGCAACCAATCGGCACACAGCATGCATTCCATGGACGACAAGATCCGCCTACTGAAAGAG GTGGAAAGACTAAAGAGGTCTCTGTTGGAAGCAGAGGAAGGAAGAGTAAAGCTTCTGGAGAGAGCCAAGAGACAT CAACTGATCCACGACACCAACCAGAAGAAAGTGGAGAAGGAACTTCGAGTCCTTGACGATATGATTGAGACAGTCAGAAAG ACTTTGTCTTCTGTTCCTGAcgttgtcaagaactgcaaggaACTCAAGACTCTAGTGGAATATCTTGGTTAA